In Aspergillus fumigatus Af293 chromosome 6, whole genome shotgun sequence, the genomic window GGTGGGACTGGCGCTCCGATTTGATCTGTTTCTCTACTACAGAAAGAAGGGTATCGAAAAAGCGCGGCTCGAATCCAAGGGgcaggatatcatcaagcCCCAATACCAGTGTGCAACCGGCGGCTGGGGTGAACGTTTCTGGGCTTGGCCCGTGGCACCTCGTGGACATGAGCTAGAGCCGCCGTATAGGGATGCAAAGTCCTTTCCCAAACCTTATTTCAAGGCCAGCTTGTTTGGGTACATTGTCGGAATGATATCGACCCTTGCGGCCATGCAATACTCCAACCATGCTCAACCCGCTCTTCTTTATCTAGTTCCCGGAGTTCTTTCTTTCCTGTGGGGAACTGCGCTCCTCAGAGGAGAACTCCGTGAGATGTGGGAGTTCTCTGATGCCGAGGAAAGCGACGAGGAGGGTATGAatgagaaggaggaaaagaagggagaTGAAGCTCAAGCTAAGAACACAAAGAGTCTCCTTATGCGAATCCTGTCGGGCGATATCAAAGCAGTATACTCTGAAGAGCCAGAAGGTGCCAcggagaaaaaggaggagaggaaatcCGAAAGTATGGAGACCAAGGATTCAGCGCAAGCTGATGGAGGATCAGATGACAAATCACAAGGTGCAGACGAGGGGAAGGAATTGGACTTGGTTTCAATATCCATCTCGCTGCCCAGGAAAGGCAAGACCAGATCAGGTAAAACCCAGACTAACAGGGTTGAGTTACCCACAAGCAAGAAGAGCTTGTCTGTCCCGAGTGCAGCGAATCGTGATGACGAGCCACCGGCCAAGAGACAGCGAAGAAGTCCTAGAATCGCCGAAGCCAGTGCCTCTTAGTTTTACTTTCTGGAAATGATTTATACGAACGGGCTGCATGGGATGTTTGCGATTCACAATTTGGTTCGGATAGATGGAGTTGGGACAGTTGAACTCGGCATGCATATCCTACGGGAAGGTAGAAAGTGGTAGAATGATCTGTTTCGAAAGTTCCTTCCAAAGGTTTTCATAtggtatcatcatcgtccttAAAAGTGAAGATATACAAGGCAATGCGTCCGGATCAGCAGCTATCAAGGATCCGTTTCATATCATCCCATCGTTGCGCGGAGATGTCAAccagctgcttcagctcTCTAGTGTCCGCTGCCCATCCGCCGTTCTTCTCCATTTTCACAATCACCGTTTTCCCTTGTTCCCCGTTCTCTTTGTCGACCACGATACAAATCCTCTCCTGGCTCAAACTCTCCTCATATCCATCGGGGTCAGCGAGAATCCACCTTCGCTGGATGCCTTTCCTGTCACTttcctcaatcttcctctcttcttcagcatcaGGAATAATGACCTTTCTCCACCCAGAAGCTGCATCTGCCTCGAAGACGCAGAACGAGCTGGCGACAGGCATACCTCGCAAAGACAGTTTGTGCGCCTCAGAAACAGCTTCTGAGCACACCACCATCTCGTTATCGACGTCCCACCATGCCTTGGGCAATTTCGTATCCCGAAGCGCCGCCAGAACAGCGGCCCACGCAGCATCGAAAGGATTGCCCGCTAACGAGATGATCATCACATCTATGTACAGCACCCAGAACGCTTTGATTTCTCGGCTCTTGGCACTTGTATCGCCCTCTTGAGCATCCACATCCATCTGCTCATCCTCATTATGCCGTTCCAACTCCTCTGCTCCCCAGTTCGGCGGCTGATACCAAATTCGCAGATCTTCTGCGCGCACTAAGCGGGTGCTATGTAGGAGTGATAAAATTTGATGTGACAGCGACTGCGCCAGCGCCGAGGGTGGAGCGCCAGGGATAAATCCAGGTGCGCAGCCAGTGCTGAGTGAAAGGTTCGGCACGAGCAAATTAAGATCTTGGATATGGgattcgtcgtcttcgtcatcgttgTCATCATTGGCTGTCACAGTCGGCTTCTCAGTGGTATCAATTAATTTCCGCCGTTTGTTTATAGAAGCAGGTGCCGATGCTCGCGATACACTCCACGAGGCAATGTCATCGGTATGAAGAATTTCAGCGCGAACCCCGCAGACCGCCGCAGTGTCGCCAATTCTTACCACGGCACTGCCGTTCGTATGTGTTAAAGAGCCCGTGTTCGCAGAAGTAACGCGGAACTGTGAGGTAGCACGGCCATTGGCTCGAATAGAGGGCTGATTGCTTGAGGGAGGAGGTGATAGATGGGCAAGGAGGTAGGCGTGAGGTTGGAGCCGCGCAAATTGAGACGGTGGCAGTGAGAGGGATGGCGGAGCTGACGGTGCAGCTGTCGATGCTGCAGCGGGAGCCATTCTAGTATAGCTGAATTAAGGAGCAGTCGACGGTTGCCTTCTTTGACTCGTCGCTTATTCTGCGAAAAAATAATGCAGCATTTAATTCCCTAGTTTTATGCGGCAGAATCGCCTCCACCTGCGAAAGCGGTGAGAGACCTTGATCCACGACACGTGATATAAGAGTATATCACTCCAACTACCAAGTACTCCATAGGTACTTTCAACCGTTAAGAAGCTATGAGTTTCACACTTCAATGCTTTGAATACAGGATGTAACTCCTTAATTTGCCCATCTCATGCTCTGGTCTAAGAAAATGCTGAAAAAGCAATGAGGCCGGTATTAATGAGCCTTCGAGATTGTTCGAATGATTGAACAACCTGACGAGTCTTCCTTTGTACATCTCGCCTGCACACTAAACGGATTATGATGGATTCCTAGAAGTTGCACAGCATAGGTCTTCGAATCGGAAATTGCATCAGGCGAGTTGCCAAGGTTAAACCTACGTATAAACAAAAGCCGATAGATGAAACAGGAATTTTAAACACGCGGAGCCTTGCAAATGAACAGTAGCTCAGGGGCCATGGTTCATGATGCAATCGATATTGGTTTTTCTAGCGCATTGTGATAGACCAATTCGGCCAATATCACTCGTTTGAGATGAAGTCAAAAAATCGTCGCTCTATCTTCTAATTATAAATACGAGAAGCCGCCGATCCCATTGGTTCCCGAACGACTCGGTTGAGATGGATCCCCAGTGCTTTGTGCGGTTGACTTGGAGAACTGACCATGAGTATCCAACTGCATGTGTCTGAATCTGTTGAGCTTGCTGCTTTCACTAACGAAGAGAAGAGGCAACGCAGACAGTCAGTAGGAGCGTGTAATCGCTGGTCATCACGCAAGCAGCCCCCCTCGTTTTGATGCTCTCCGGTCGTTTGATTTGAGTGGATCACAACTATTAAGGTTGCGAGCTCATGGCTGCTTCTACATTCTCGTGTTGATCGATATATGACTCGTGTTCAGCCCTTTTCTCTTAGGCGAAACCCCACGAGAGTCTGGTCATCGTTTCCATTTTTACTTATCCGCCCGAAATCCGGATATGAACTGGTTCAGATCTCAGATCAGGAACACACTTTGTACATGTGGCGCCCTGGGGATGTATCGCAGTCTCGTATTCCGCGGGAGGTGCCAGTTTTACGGCCCATCGCATAGTCTGTGTTGGGCGCACGGTCGACCGACCTTCGTTTGAGATCTGCTATCAGCCAGACCTAAATATAAAATGGGATCTCTCTGGGGTTAGTCATAGAAAAGTACGGCAAAGGATGACTGTTGTGTATTCTATCAATAATGAGATTGTGATATAGCCAGGAAATGCAGCGAACTCGCGATGAACTCGGCTTTACTGCAAGACCGAAGCATGGAGGTCTGTCTCGAGGTTCGCCTGAGGAGCGACAAATGAGAGATGCCCTAGTTAGCCCTTGTTCACCGACATACATAGAGAACGCCTTCGATTTCAGCCGCAG contains:
- a CDS encoding 3' exoribonuclease family protein, with translation MAPAAASTAAPSAPPSLSLPPSQFARLQPHAYLLAHLSPPPSSNQPSIRANGRATSQFRVTSANTGSLTHTNGSAVVRIGDTAAVCGVRAEILHTDDIASWSVSRASAPASINKRRKLIDTTEKPTVTANDDNDDEDDESHIQDLNLLVPNLSLSTGCAPGFIPGAPPSALAQSLSHQILSLLHSTRLVRAEDLRIWYQPPNWGAEELERHNEDEQMDVDAQEGDTSAKSREIKAFWVLYIDVMIISLAGNPFDAAWAAVLAALRDTKLPKAWWDVDNEMVVCSEAVSEAHKLSLRGMPVASSFCVFEADAASGWRKVIIPDAEEERKIEESDRKGIQRRWILADPDGYEESLSQERICIVVDKENGEQGKTVIVKMEKNGGWAADTRELKQLVDISAQRWDDMKRILDSC